The genomic interval TATAAAATAGTTAAAAGTTCTAGATTATTAAAAATTTTTAATAATCTAGAATTTTTTTGTTTAAAAAAGAAATGCCTTGTCAATTATTACTGATGAGGAGGTTGATATATGAAATATACCATTAAAGATATAGATATGAAGCTAATGGAGAATATATCTAAGAATACAGCTTTAGAGATGAATTTAATTGCCTTAAAAGAAAGTTCAGGTAAGATATTTTTTTATACAAGTAAGGAAGAATCAAAGAAAAGGGAGTATTTATCCTTATTATTTAGAGAAAAAGAAATAAACTTTGTAATTGGAAATAAGGATGAAATAGAAATTTTAATTGAAGATTGTTATGGTGGAAAAAGTTTTTCTAAGGATAAATTTATTGAGGAAGAATTAATAAGTCTTATATCTTTAGGTATAGAAAAAAATACTAGTGATATTCATATTGAACCCTTAGAAGAATATGCTAACATTCGCTTTAGAATAGATGGAACTTTAGTTTTAGTTAAGAGAATAAAGAAAAATCTTTATGAAAATTTAGTCAATAAGATAAAGTTAAAAGCTGATATGGATATAAGCGATAAATTAAGATGCCAAGATGGGAAGGTGTCATTTAAAAATTATGGATATGATTGTGACTTAAGAATATCAAGTATTCCAAGTACTTTTGGTGAAAAGTTAGTAGTTAGAATTTTATATAAGAAAAATGAGTTTATGAATATTGATAATTTGAGTTTAATGGAAGATCAAAAGAATAAAATAAATAAACTTTTAAAATTAAAACATGGAATGGTAGTTATAAATGGTCCTACAGGAAGTGGAAAATCAACAACTCTATATGCATTATTAAATTCAATAGATAAGGAAGGGATAAATATAAGTACCATAGAAGATCCCGTTGAGTTTACCATAGAAGGAATAACTCAAACAAATGTTAATGATAAGGTTGGATTAACCTTTGCTAATGGATTAAAGCATATATTAAGACAGGACCCTGATGTTATATTAATTGGAGAAATAAGAGATGAGGAAACGGCTAAAATTGCCATAAGAGCTTCTATAACAGGGCATAAAGTATATTCAACAATACACGCTAACAGTGGTAATGAAGTTTTTAATAGATTATTAGATATGGGAGTAGAAGGATATTTAGTAAAGGAAGGAGTAAGTTCAATAATAACTCAAAGATTAGTAAGAAAAATTTGTGAAAAGTGTAAAGTGAAGATAGAGCTTAAAAATGAACTAGTTGAGAAATTAAAAGGGGAAGAGTTAAGTTTAAAAGCTTACTATAAGGGAACTGGATGTGAAATGTGTAATTGGACAGGTAATAATGGAAGAAAAGCAATTTGTGAAATTATATTTCCAAGAGAATATAAAAGTACAGAGGATATTACTTGGGGAGAAGAACTATTAAAGGCATGTTTTACCTTAGTTAAAAAGGGAGAAATATCTTTAGAAGAATATTACTTATTAAAAGAATGTGAGGGGTTAGATGTTTGGGTTTAAAGATGAAGCTTCATACATATGCTTAAATTTAAGCACATATGTAAAATCAGGAATGCCTATAGGACGATCATTAGACTTAATAAAGAATACTGTAAAAGATAAAAAATACAAAGAATCCCTAAAGAGAATTGAGAAAAAGGTTTTAAATGGAGAAGCTTTATCAAAGGCTTTTAAAGAGGAAGGTAACTTATATCCAGATTTAATGAAGGATATGATGAAGATTGGAGAAGAAAGTGGAAACTTAGAAGAGGTTTTAGAAAAGTGTGCTAGAAATATATTAGCTGAAAAGGAAATAAAGAATAAAATTATTAAATCTCTTAGATATCCAATTTCACTTCTTATAGGTTTAATTATTATGATTTTTGGTTATGTAACTTATATTTTGCCACAGTTTGTAGATATGTATGAGTTAAGGGGAATTGAAGGTTCTAAAATTATGACTTTATTAAATAATTATATTAACTTTGTAGAAGAAAATCCTAATGTTGAAGTAATAGTTTTTTGCTATTTTTCCTGTGTATTAATTTCGCTTTATCTATTCTTTAAAGTAATACCCTCTGAAAAAATCTTAGAAAAGATAGAAGTATACAGAATGTATTATGAAATTAGAATATTATTTTTAATAAGCATGATATTAAATAGTGGAATATCCCTAAATAATTCTTTAAGTGTATTTGGAGAAAGCTTAAGTGATGTAAAGCTTAGAAAATATATTAAAAGCATAAATGAAGAATTAATAAAAGGGACTACTTTAAGCAGTAGTATATGGAAAATAAATGTTATTTCTCATGTATCAAAGGGATTTTTAATAACAGGAGAAGAAAGTGGATTGTTTAGTAAAAATATTGAAGAGCTTTTAAAAATAAGAGAAAAAGATTTTGATAGGGCACTAAATAAAACTGTTGGGAAAATAGAGCCAGCAATGTTTATTATATTAGGTTTTGTTATTTCAGCTATGATGCTTTTAGTTTTAGTACCGACCTTTGAGGGCATGAAATATGTATAGGAAAAGAAAAGGATTTACCCTTAGCGAAGTAATAATATACCTGGCAATAACTTCTCTTATTTTAGCAATACCAACATCATTTATGATTATAAAAGATAGGGGGTATGAATTAAAAGTTGAAGGAGAAATAAGTAAGATTCATGATTTTTTAATGGAAGCAAAACAGTTATCTAAGAAAGATAATTTATATGGAGAAATAATTTTTGATATTTTAGACAATAAATTAATTTATGAAAATGCTCTTAGAACTACCTCTTTAAAGTTAAATGAAGTTAAAGTAAGTTTTAATAGAGATAATTTAATTACTATAAATGAGACTGGGATGATCAGTATATCTGGAACTATAACAATAATTGATAAAAATAATAAGCGAAGAGAAATAACCATAGTTCCAGGCATATGGAAAATTAATGTTAAGTGATTTATGAGGAAATATAGCTATGGAAGATAAGATTAATAAAAAGAAAGGATATTTACTAGTAGATATGGTTTTAGCATTAGCATTAATATCAATACTTTTCTTAGGAATAGGAAAAAGTTATAGCACTTATATTAAAAACAACTATTATATTAAAGAAAAAATAAAAGTAGCAGAAATTATTAATTCTTTGGCTATGGAGCTAAAACACAATATATCCTTTGAAGATTTAAGAAGTATTAATAGTGGAACATATAAAATAAGTAGTTTAAAGATAAATGACTTAATAAATAGTGATATTAAAGAATTTCTTAGAAAAAATTTAATATTACATAATAAAAATCATAATGATTTGGGATGGACTATTAATATAAGCCACTTTGATCAATATGAAAGTATTATTAATATAATTTATAAAAATGAAAAACCATATATAAGTGAAAATAAGGAGGTGAAAATATACAAATTTTTAGAAAAATCCTTTCAAAACTTAGAAAATCCACCGCAAAAAGAAGAAGAAAAGCATATTTATTAATTGAACTATGTATTTATTTAGGTGCTTTAGGAATCATAACCTTAAGTTTAACAAAGAATTTGATTTTTTATGTTAAGGAATATAAGAGGTTTATTCCAAAAGAGAAAGAATTAAACTACTTGTTGGATGCAGAGATGTACTTAAATCACAGGTTTTGGGATAATATGGTTGAAAATATAAAGATAAATAAAGATAAAAACTATATTTTAGTGAAATTTTGGAGAGATGGTATAGTAGCAGAAGATAAAATAGAGAAAATAAAAAATAAACTATATGTTTATTATAATTATACAGGATATGGACGAAATTACTCACCTGCACTCATAGAAGATGTTGAAAAATTTGATTTGATGGAAAAAGGAAATTTATTTTATATAAAATTAAAGGTTAAAAATCAAGAGGAGAGGATCTATTGTTATGAAAAGGCGTAAAGGTTTTGTGTCTATAGAAGTTATGTTAGTTTCACTAATTTGTAGCATGATAGTTACTATACTTATGGATAATTCATTTCAAAGGAGAAAGGAACTTGATAGAAGTTTTAAAATAATAAGTTCTAATATAGATAAAAATAATTCAGAGGAACAGTTTTTAAAGTACATGTTAAAAGAAAAAATTTTAAATATAGATAATATTAATAAGTTAGATTTTACTTTAAATAATATGAATGCAACTTATATTGAGGATAAAAAAGCTATACATATTAAAAGTAAAGATAAGATAAGCGGAGTTTTTAAGGATACTTATTATGGTATAGATTTTAGAAATGATGATATTATCTTGTCAAAAAGGGGAAATTATGAGTTTGTTAATAAAGACCTTAGTAATTAATGATACAAATGATATTTCAAAACTTAAGGAGTTGAAGGATAAGAGAGTAAAAATTATTCTTTTAAATGAAAAGATATTTATAGAAACACTTAGAGTTGATAAAAAGTGTAATATTGAAGAAAAAATAGAACAGCTTATAAGAGATAGATTTTTTAATTACACACCCTTAGTTCATTATGAGGTATTAAAATATAAGAAAAGTTTATTTTTAATAGTGTATTTTATTGGATGTGATGAAAGATTTAAAAGTTTATTATATGAAAGAAAGGATTTTGCTTTAACATTTCCTGAACTTAAAAATAAGAATATATTATCTTTTAAGAAAGCTACTTTTGAACTTAAAAATTTAAAAATAAGTATTTATATAAAAGGTAAACTAGTTTTATTAAAGAGTGTAAAAGATTCTAATATTATTGAAGTAATAGAGGAAAGTCTTAAAGGTTTAGAAAAGGATTTTGGAGTATCTTTAAAAGACTTTACTTTTAAAATTCAGAAAGAGTATTTAAAGGAAGAAATAAAAGAATGGTTTAAAGGTTTAAAATTAAATGAGATTAGAGGTGAGGAGAATTTATATCAAAAAATATAAAAATTTTTTACCAATTGAATATGTAGAGGAGTATAACAGAAAAATAAAGAAAAAGCTAAATATATACATATTGCTTTTATTATTATTTAATCTATTTTTTTATGGGAAAATTAAGACTGAAAATAATAAAATAAAAAATTATTTAAGTGAAATAAAGGGAGTTAATAGGGAAAGATCTTTAGACAAGGAATTTTTAGAAGATATAAAT from Clostridium perfringens carries:
- a CDS encoding type II secretion system F family protein, with translation MFGFKDEASYICLNLSTYVKSGMPIGRSLDLIKNTVKDKKYKESLKRIEKKVLNGEALSKAFKEEGNLYPDLMKDMMKIGEESGNLEEVLEKCARNILAEKEIKNKIIKSLRYPISLLIGLIIMIFGYVTYILPQFVDMYELRGIEGSKIMTLLNNYINFVEENPNVEVIVFCYFSCVLISLYLFFKVIPSEKILEKIEVYRMYYEIRILFLISMILNSGISLNNSLSVFGESLSDVKLRKYIKSINEELIKGTTLSSSIWKINVISHVSKGFLITGEESGLFSKNIEELLKIREKDFDRALNKTVGKIEPAMFIILGFVISAMMLLVLVPTFEGMKYV
- a CDS encoding prepilin-type N-terminal cleavage/methylation domain-containing protein — protein: MYRKRKGFTLSEVIIYLAITSLILAIPTSFMIIKDRGYELKVEGEISKIHDFLMEAKQLSKKDNLYGEIIFDILDNKLIYENALRTTSLKLNEVKVSFNRDNLITINETGMISISGTITIIDKNNKRREITIVPGIWKINVK
- a CDS encoding type II secretion system protein, translating into MEDKINKKKGYLLVDMVLALALISILFLGIGKSYSTYIKNNYYIKEKIKVAEIINSLAMELKHNISFEDLRSINSGTYKISSLKINDLINSDIKEFLRKNLILHNKNHNDLGWTINISHFDQYESIINIIYKNEKPYISENKEVKIYKFLEKSFQNLENPPQKEEEKHIY
- a CDS encoding GspE/PulE family protein, producing MKYTIKDIDMKLMENISKNTALEMNLIALKESSGKIFFYTSKEESKKREYLSLLFREKEINFVIGNKDEIEILIEDCYGGKSFSKDKFIEEELISLISLGIEKNTSDIHIEPLEEYANIRFRIDGTLVLVKRIKKNLYENLVNKIKLKADMDISDKLRCQDGKVSFKNYGYDCDLRISSIPSTFGEKLVVRILYKKNEFMNIDNLSLMEDQKNKINKLLKLKHGMVVINGPTGSGKSTTLYALLNSIDKEGINISTIEDPVEFTIEGITQTNVNDKVGLTFANGLKHILRQDPDVILIGEIRDEETAKIAIRASITGHKVYSTIHANSGNEVFNRLLDMGVEGYLVKEGVSSIITQRLVRKICEKCKVKIELKNELVEKLKGEELSLKAYYKGTGCEMCNWTGNNGRKAICEIIFPREYKSTEDITWGEELLKACFTLVKKGEISLEEYYLLKECEGLDVWV